From Spirochaetales bacterium, one genomic window encodes:
- a CDS encoding response regulator — MATILIIDDEEIIRERLRKLLELDNYSVCTASNAETGLSVFDREKPDIVLLDIKMPGTDGIEVLKRIRTNESGCEVIMITGHGGVDSAIQALKAGAFSYIQKPIEYDELEIEIKKAIEKISMRKKLAESVAALKASELKYRSLVENLQEGIWSIDGDYCTSFVNSKLCDLLGYEMREMPGKPISAFTDETEYARLLALFENADDTLPRSPDIMLRRRDGSAIYTNIGASPLIDTEGIKTGYLLAVQDITDRKKAEFEMKKAMEAAESASRVKSEFLANMSHEIRTPLNAIIGFSELLKDDVTDKATGNNYLEAIIEGARCLLTLINDILDISKIEAEQIELESIEFDLHYLSRNVCSMIYPKLDRHAVFLRFFYEEVLNKTFKGDPTRLRQILLNLLSNASKFTEKGEIILSIRRGNGKAAPPPRDAVSGEMPASSPQNGKDKPGLIPIEISVKDTGIGIPLEKQREIFESFKQADSSTTRKYGGTGLGLSIVRALVGKMGGTIRLDSEPGNGSEFIVSVKLEEVPHPKKARIIPLHDEELAGKNILIIDNNEKSDAILSAYCGEAGMNIIKHSRSGIEAISWLKSAGTLPEVILSDIMLPDISGYDIASRIKGDTRLASIKLVAITSDATPGATKKAGESGFDAYLPKPVLKKDLLELIKTTLGDKSGDGGLVTRHTYREISFDDLDVLVVEDKKLNRKFMRIVLEKLGCRVDVASNGKEAIRMIKKREYDLCFMDVQMPEMGGIEVTEIIRKGLDKSLPIIALTAAALKEDRERCIAAGMNDYLAKPVEIRILKEKIARWRRKKKKAERPFS; from the coding sequence ATGGCAACGATATTGATCATCGACGATGAAGAAATTATCAGGGAACGCCTTCGGAAATTACTGGAACTCGATAATTACTCCGTGTGTACCGCATCAAACGCGGAAACAGGTCTTTCCGTCTTTGACCGCGAAAAACCGGACATTGTGCTTCTGGATATAAAGATGCCGGGAACCGACGGCATCGAGGTGTTGAAACGAATAAGGACGAACGAAAGCGGGTGCGAAGTCATCATGATTACCGGACACGGCGGCGTCGATTCCGCGATACAGGCATTGAAAGCCGGTGCCTTCAGTTATATCCAGAAACCGATCGAATACGACGAACTCGAAATCGAAATAAAAAAGGCCATCGAAAAAATCTCCATGCGCAAAAAACTCGCCGAATCGGTTGCCGCATTAAAGGCGAGTGAGCTAAAATACAGAAGCCTCGTCGAGAATCTGCAGGAAGGCATCTGGAGTATCGACGGCGACTATTGTACGAGTTTCGTCAATTCGAAATTATGCGACTTGCTCGGTTATGAAATGCGGGAGATGCCGGGTAAACCGATTTCGGCGTTCACTGACGAAACCGAGTACGCACGGCTTCTGGCCCTGTTCGAGAATGCGGACGACACATTACCTCGATCCCCGGATATTATGTTGAGAAGGCGTGACGGGTCCGCTATTTACACGAATATCGGCGCCTCCCCCCTGATCGACACGGAAGGGATAAAAACCGGATACCTGCTCGCCGTTCAGGATATCACCGACAGGAAAAAGGCGGAGTTCGAGATGAAAAAGGCCATGGAAGCCGCCGAATCAGCCAGCCGAGTAAAAAGCGAGTTTCTCGCCAATATGTCCCATGAAATTCGCACACCGCTCAATGCCATTATCGGTTTTTCGGAACTCCTCAAGGACGATGTGACGGACAAGGCGACCGGAAACAATTATCTCGAGGCGATCATCGAAGGGGCCCGGTGCCTTCTCACCCTTATCAATGATATACTCGATATTTCGAAAATCGAGGCCGAACAGATAGAACTCGAATCGATCGAATTCGACCTGCATTACCTGAGCAGGAATGTCTGTTCGATGATATACCCGAAACTCGACAGGCATGCCGTCTTCCTCCGTTTTTTTTATGAAGAGGTTCTCAACAAGACATTCAAAGGGGACCCGACCAGGCTGCGGCAAATCCTTCTCAATTTATTGAGCAACGCTTCCAAATTCACGGAAAAGGGTGAAATTATTCTTTCGATCAGACGGGGGAACGGGAAGGCCGCACCGCCCCCCCGTGACGCCGTATCGGGAGAAATGCCTGCTTCCTCCCCACAAAACGGAAAAGACAAACCCGGACTCATCCCCATCGAAATATCGGTCAAAGATACCGGAATCGGCATTCCCCTGGAAAAACAGCGTGAAATATTCGAATCCTTCAAACAGGCGGATTCCTCGACGACGAGAAAATACGGGGGAACCGGGCTGGGGCTTTCGATCGTCCGGGCATTGGTCGGGAAAATGGGTGGTACGATACGGCTTGATTCCGAACCGGGAAACGGCAGCGAGTTTATTGTCTCCGTGAAACTCGAAGAAGTACCGCATCCGAAAAAGGCCCGGATTATTCCGCTTCACGATGAAGAACTCGCCGGGAAAAACATCCTCATCATCGACAACAACGAAAAATCCGACGCCATCCTCTCCGCCTATTGCGGGGAAGCGGGTATGAACATCATCAAACACTCGAGGTCCGGCATTGAAGCGATCTCCTGGCTTAAATCCGCAGGGACGCTTCCCGAGGTGATTCTCTCCGATATCATGTTGCCCGATATAAGCGGGTACGATATCGCTTCGCGCATCAAAGGAGATACCCGCCTCGCTTCGATAAAACTCGTCGCGATAACATCCGATGCCACACCCGGGGCCACGAAAAAAGCGGGCGAATCCGGTTTCGACGCGTACCTTCCGAAACCCGTATTGAAAAAGGATCTGCTTGAACTGATAAAAACGACACTGGGCGATAAAAGCGGGGACGGGGGACTCGTGACAAGGCACACCTATCGGGAAATTTCCTTTGACGACCTCGATGTTCTGGTCGTCGAGGATAAAAAACTCAACCGGAAATTCATGCGTATCGTCCTCGAGAAACTCGGCTGCCGGGTCGATGTCGCTTCGAACGGAAAAGAAGCGATCAGGATGATAAAAAAACGCGAATACGATCTGTGTTTCATGGATGTCCAAATGCCCGAGATGGGGGGAATCGAAGTAACGGAGATTATCAGAAAAGGCCTTGATAAATCCCTCCCGATTATCGCCCTGACGGCGGCCGCTTTGAAAGAAGACAGGGAACGATGCATCGCGGCCGGGATGAACGATTATCTGGCCAAGCCGGTTGAAATCAGGATATTGAAAGAAAAAATAGCACGATGGCGGCGGAAAAAAAAGAAAGCCGAACGCCCTTTCAGCTAA
- a CDS encoding response regulator, whose amino-acid sequence MDKKNVLIVDDDKLICRQLEKEVSRQFFNTYVVHNGKSALDLFYTTEIDIVLLDVKLPDMNGLDLLSFLIQKKPACEVIVVTGFGNQDIAIQSLRRGAIDYIEKPILGEELTAALGRAEERQDRNSKLFCKNKLLVIDDDREAADHLTKTLTKEGYDVFRAYSGREGLRIIEEHKIDVVLTDIRMPDMDGIGVLKEAKKRYQDIEGIMITGYREQELAIQALRAGAIDYIAKPIHLEELLFSIDKAIERINLNRNALYRNRELKISAEIITKMNEELEHRIIEKARELNRIQAQLFQTSKLATLGEMAAGLAHEINQPLGGIALVARHVRKLKEKNKLTDEELDSGLNDIETSVKRMTRVIQHIRTFARQDTLKFIRLDVNETITSALSLLGEQLRLHEISVNLFLDERLPTIIGEPYQLEQVWINLITNARDAVDTVREKNNYRKEITITTSYDGKQKMVTIVFCDNGIGMSEDILQKIFEPFFTTKEVGGATGLGLSISYGIIESHNGNISVSSEKEGKTCVTVLLPEGEKE is encoded by the coding sequence ATGGATAAAAAAAACGTACTCATCGTCGATGACGACAAACTCATCTGCCGGCAACTGGAAAAGGAGGTGTCGCGCCAGTTTTTCAACACCTATGTCGTTCATAACGGAAAATCGGCCCTGGATCTGTTTTACACGACGGAAATCGATATAGTGCTTCTCGATGTCAAACTCCCCGACATGAACGGCCTCGATCTTCTTTCGTTCCTCATACAAAAAAAACCGGCGTGTGAGGTGATTGTCGTTACCGGTTTCGGCAATCAGGATATCGCCATTCAATCATTACGGCGCGGGGCGATCGATTATATAGAAAAACCGATTTTGGGAGAGGAACTTACCGCGGCATTGGGAAGGGCCGAAGAGCGGCAGGACAGAAACAGTAAACTCTTCTGCAAAAACAAATTGCTCGTAATCGATGACGACAGGGAAGCGGCGGATCATCTGACAAAAACCCTCACAAAGGAGGGCTACGACGTATTCCGCGCGTACAGCGGACGGGAAGGACTCCGGATAATCGAAGAACATAAAATCGATGTCGTCCTTACCGATATCAGGATGCCCGATATGGACGGCATCGGGGTGCTGAAAGAGGCGAAAAAGCGCTATCAGGACATCGAGGGGATCATGATAACCGGATACCGTGAACAGGAACTCGCGATCCAGGCACTGCGTGCGGGGGCTATTGATTATATCGCCAAACCGATACACCTCGAAGAACTCCTTTTTTCAATCGACAAGGCGATCGAACGGATCAATCTCAACAGGAACGCGCTTTACAGAAACAGGGAACTTAAAATATCGGCGGAGATCATCACAAAAATGAATGAAGAACTCGAACACCGGATTATCGAAAAGGCCAGGGAATTGAACCGGATACAGGCGCAGCTTTTTCAAACATCGAAACTCGCTACCCTCGGTGAAATGGCGGCCGGGCTCGCCCATGAAATCAACCAGCCCCTCGGCGGTATCGCGCTCGTCGCTCGACATGTGAGAAAACTGAAAGAAAAAAACAAACTGACGGATGAGGAACTTGACAGCGGGCTGAATGATATCGAAACATCGGTTAAGCGGATGACCAGGGTGATCCAGCATATCAGAACCTTCGCGCGGCAGGACACACTCAAATTCATCCGGCTGGATGTCAACGAGACAATAACCTCCGCGTTGAGTCTCCTCGGAGAACAACTCAGACTGCATGAAATATCGGTCAACCTTTTCCTCGACGAGAGGCTCCCCACGATTATCGGAGAGCCGTATCAGCTCGAGCAGGTCTGGATCAATCTCATCACCAACGCGAGGGACGCCGTCGATACGGTCCGGGAAAAAAACAATTACCGGAAGGAAATAACCATTACCACATCATATGACGGAAAACAGAAAATGGTCACCATAGTTTTTTGCGACAACGGGATCGGCATGTCCGAGGATATTCTCCAGAAGATATTCGAGCCCTTTTTCACGACAAAGGAAGTCGGCGGGGCGACCGGATTGGGCCTTTCGATAAGTTACGGCATCATCGAGAGTCATAACGGAAACATATCCGTTTCCAGCGAAAAAGAGGGAAAAACATGCGTCACCGTACTGCTTCCCGAAGGAGAAAAAGAATAA
- a CDS encoding GHKL domain-containing protein, producing the protein MELSVSNLIHLEKMSLMGQLLSGIVHELYQPLNSMALICQSLLRKIRTGGPADENITGDLRDVLAHIERMSDMIDHMRFFSHKNTGGKSVVSDINTIIRRAILLTEHQCTTGNIHLLRELKENSLFVFCDSILLEQVILNLLSNAFYAVRNTKREKRYIRVRTKKKDKNKIVICYVCDNGTGIPAEYRYDIFTPFFTTKHPGEGTGLGLHLSKKIIEDHNGTINISSTPGEGTTVRVILPLAE; encoded by the coding sequence GTGGAATTATCTGTTTCGAACCTTATCCATCTGGAAAAAATGTCACTCATGGGCCAGCTTCTATCGGGGATCGTTCACGAACTTTATCAGCCCCTCAACTCGATGGCATTGATCTGTCAATCGCTTCTCAGGAAGATCAGAACCGGTGGACCGGCGGACGAAAACATCACCGGTGATTTGAGAGACGTCCTCGCCCACATCGAGAGAATGAGCGATATGATCGACCACATGAGATTCTTTTCCCATAAAAATACCGGCGGAAAATCGGTCGTCTCCGATATCAACACAATCATACGGCGGGCGATATTGTTGACCGAACATCAATGCACTACCGGTAATATCCATTTACTCAGGGAACTGAAGGAAAACAGCCTTTTCGTTTTCTGCGATTCGATTTTGCTGGAACAGGTGATCCTCAACCTTCTCTCGAACGCCTTTTACGCGGTCCGGAATACGAAGAGGGAAAAGAGATACATACGGGTGCGAACGAAAAAAAAGGACAAAAACAAGATCGTCATATGTTATGTTTGCGATAACGGCACCGGTATACCGGCCGAATACCGCTACGATATTTTCACTCCCTTTTTTACGACAAAACACCCCGGCGAGGGAACGGGATTGGGACTACATCTTTCCAAAAAGATCATCGAAGATCACAATGGAACGATTAATATCTCAAGCACCCCGGGTGAAGGCACCACCGTGAGGGTAATACTTCCCCTCGCGGAATAG
- a CDS encoding Hpt domain-containing protein → MDTGIYDCERTATELGLEPGLVLKLLKDFIAAKEEYLIPIEKAIETGDLEALFESAHALKGTALELRIKSLSDAAGLVTEGIKQKKKMDYRAIFLSIKDTFNRLEQSYPLT, encoded by the coding sequence ATGGATACGGGTATATACGATTGTGAACGAACCGCGACGGAACTGGGGCTTGAACCGGGCCTGGTGCTCAAACTACTCAAGGATTTCATTGCGGCAAAGGAAGAATATCTGATTCCGATTGAAAAAGCGATCGAAACGGGGGACCTCGAAGCCCTGTTCGAATCCGCCCACGCGCTCAAGGGAACCGCCCTGGAATTACGGATAAAAAGCCTCTCGGATGCGGCCGGTCTCGTCACGGAAGGAATAAAGCAGAAGAAAAAAATGGATTACCGAGCGATTTTTCTTTCGATAAAGGATACGTTCAATCGTCTCGAACAATCGTACCCCTTGACA